The following are encoded together in the Labrus mixtus chromosome 2, fLabMix1.1, whole genome shotgun sequence genome:
- the LOC132980926 gene encoding perforin-1-like → MAKLWLLMLLFWTGCPLCLPSSVKYIGTPQECEKAQLVPGYNLGGEGFDIVTMKRKGAYVIDTETWKLANGTCKLYRNPYLNGETQKVPSAVEDWRSLPKCSTKVSSTVYDSVETLVNDSTSSVSNDWKVGLDIPVDPSVTVGVGFGGSHSKESTFAMQKSKQDHFTFLSHSVHCSFYRYRINTNPPLSHDFQSAVNSLPSCSPKNEQSYLRIIDTYGTHYITQVFLGGEIKAITAVRTCESTMSGLSSTDVNDCLSVEASASFASSAKIEVMNKHCQGEKKKLGHSQSFSAKFNERHTEVIGGNIDEADFLFEGQSQPSVYNSWLSSLKTTPDVVRYNLQPLHTILPIEHPARAGLKRVVETYIKKNAVLKKCSETCQIGHRSSKRDPCACVCNNNQNTKSNCCPAGKGLATLKVFRLYAQGLYGDKWTATDGSVEVHYGNQNKRTVIISNNDNPKWPEQFEFGPITINMKNKLKFSVYDEDSYWNSDQLGECSFALRRGRVSDSCMFNHGTFFFSYIVECAGSLSGDQCQEYSPSPMSDSLAKVFYTRNGVLAGEMGKK, encoded by the exons ATGGCAAAGCTGTGGCTTCTCATGCTCCTGTTCTGGACAGGTTGTCCTCTCTGTCTGCCGTCCAGTGTTAAATACATCGGTACACCACAAGAGTGTGAAAAGGCTCAATTGGTCCCTGGTTACAACCTTGGCGGAGAAGGATTCGACATTGTCACAATGAAGAGAAAAGGCGCATACGTCATTGACACCGAAACATGGAAGCTCGCCAATGGCACTtgcaaactgtacagaaacccCTACCTGAATGGGGAAACCCAGAAGGTCCCATCAGCCGTGGAGGACTGGAGATCCCTCCCGAAGTGCAGTACAAAGGTTTCCAGTACCGTTTATGACTCAGTTGAAACCCTCGTCAATGATTCCACATCATCGGTGTCCAATGACTGGAAAGTTGGCCTGGACATCCCAGTGGACCCTTCTGTCACTGTTGGGGTTGGCTTTGGAGGTTCCCACTCCAAAGAATCTACATTTGCCATGCAGAAGTCGAAACAAGACCACTTCACCTTCCTGAGCCATTCCGTCCACTGTAGCTTCTACCG CTACAGAATTAACACCAATCCTCCATTGAGCCATGACTTTCAATCAGCTGTGAACTCGCTTCCTTCATGTTCACCCAAAAATGAGCAATCGTATCTTAGAATTATTGACACCTATGGTACTCATTACATCACACAAGTGTTTCTGGGAGGGGAAATAAAAGCAATCACTGCTGTCAGGACCTGTGAGTCAACCATGAGTGGACTGTCATCGACTGATGTCAACGACTGTTTGTCAGTTGAGGCCTCTGCTAGCTTTGCAAGCAGTGCCAAAATTGAAGTAATGAACAAACACTGTCAGGGCGAGAAAAAGAAGCTAGGCCACAGCCAGAGTTTTAGTGCCAAGTTCAATGAGCGCCACACAGAGGTCATTGGAGGAAACATTGATGAGGCTGATTTCCTCTTTGAAGGGCAGTCACAGCCCTCCGTCTATAACAGCTGGCTGAGCTCACTGAAAACCACTCCTGATGTGGTTCGATACAATTTACAGCCCCTGCACACCATACTGCCAATAGAGCATCCTGCCAGGGCTGGGCTCAAGCGAGTGGTGGAGACATACATCAAGAAAAACGCGGTGTTGAAAAAATGCTCAGAAACCTGTCAAATTGGGCACAGGTCCAGCAAAAGGGATCCTTGCGCTTGTGTTTGCAACAATAATCAGAATACCAAGTCAAACTGCTGTCCTGCAGGGAAAGGTCTCGCCACACTGAAGGTGTTTAGGCTCTATGCCCAGGGTCTGTATGGTGATAAGTGGACTGCTACAGACGGTTCTGTTGAGGTGCATTACGGCAATCAGAATAAGCGCACTGTCATCATAAGTAACAATGACAATCCTAAATGGCCGGAGCAATTTGAATTTGGACCAATCACTatcaacatgaaaaacaaactgaagttcAGTGTGTATGATGAGGACTCTTACTGGAACAGTGATCAGTTAGGCGAGTGTTCTTTTGCTCTGCGTAGAGGGAGGGTGAGTGACTCCTGCATGTTTAACCACGGTACATTCTTCTTCTCCTACATAGTAGAGTGTGCAGGAAGTCTTAGCGGTGATCAGTGTCAGGAGTACAGTCCCTCCCCGATGAGTGACTCCCTTGCCAAGGTCTTCTACACCAGAAATGGGGTCCTAGCGGGAGAAATGGGGAAGAAGTAA
- the LOC132980934 gene encoding myeloid-associated differentiation marker-like, translating into MPVIVLEARDLISPLFLIRTWEILSGCTTFSLVASLEDSELNKNPSTLRFNTFRVFCMFTWCFFFTLSLLIHILSVIQFHSLIPISWKNLTMTVAVLGGLMCFTASVLFPWIIMDHQRVSPRPLVAAVTSCLTVLAYSSESYILRTQAHEHRGYMGSLPGLLKTIQLWGGVQMIPLVVEVVFGLQRGVHSWQVWVTGVSYGVCLLMSLVTLVVILGDLAGRCPLPFDRFLAGFSVIGVLLYMVATVICFTKILQLRELEQHVSSESAGLVIMETVVAGITLLAYTVDLAFSMKLLCDRSHV; encoded by the coding sequence ATGCCTGTGATTGTACTAGAGGCCAGAGACTTAATCAGTCCTTTGTTTTTGATACGGACATGGGAGATCTTATCAGGCTGCACCACTTTCAGTCTTGTGGCCTCACTGGAAGATTCCGAGTTAAATAAAAATCCATCCACCCTCCGCTTCAACACATTCAGGGTCTTCTGCATGTTCACCTGGTGCTTCTTCTTCACCCTTTCGCTGCTGATCCACATCCTCAGTGTCATCCAGTTTCACAGCCTTATACCAATATCCTGGAAGAATCTAACAATGACCGTGGCAGTTTTAGGTGGATTGATGTGTTTCACGGCCTCTGTGCTTTTTCCTTGGATCATCATGGATCACCAAAGGGTATCACCACGTCCTCTGGTGGCTGCTGTGACCTCCTGCCTCACCGTCCTGGCCTACTCCTCCGAGTCCTACATTCTTCGCACCCAAGCCCACGAGCACAGAGGCTACATGGGCAGCCTGCCTGGTCTCCTTAAGACAATCCAACTCTGGGGAGGCGTTCAGATGATCCCCCTGGTTGTAGAGGTGGTCTTTGGACTGCAAAGGGGAGTACACAGTTGGCAGGTGTGGGTCACTGGCGTGTCATACGGTGTTTGTCTCCTCATGTCCCTTGTCACACTGGTGGTGATATTAGGTGACCTTGCTGGGAGATGCCCCTTACCTTTTGACAGATTTTTGGCTGGTTTCAGTGTAATTGGGGTTTTGCTTTACATGGTGGCCACAGTGATTTGTTTTACCAAGATTCTTCAGCTAAGAGAACTCGAACAACACGTTTCCAGTGAAAGTGCAGGGCTGGTTATCATGGAAACAGTGGTTGCAGGTATTACACTGTTAGCTTATACAGTTGACCTTGCCTTTTCCATGAAACTGTTATGTGACAGGAGTCATGTATGA